In Balaenoptera musculus isolate JJ_BM4_2016_0621 chromosome 16, mBalMus1.pri.v3, whole genome shotgun sequence, the DNA window CCAGGCTAGGTAGGTAGGACCGGGCAGCATCCCAACGGGGCCCCAGCCCACCAgccctcctggcccctccccgGGATCCCGAGGCCATTTTAACCTCGCCCTGACCTCCAGCCCTACGTTCCTACCCAGTGCGGGGCCCGCACACACACAGGATTAAGTCGGAAAAAGCAATCTTTTTATTTAACCTATACCTAAgttaggggtgggggagggctgcaGGAGGGGTCAGGGCCGAGGGGCGGCCCTGCAGAGAGGACCGCGGCGGCCGGGCCTCACTGGCGCGGGTCGGCCAGGACCCCTCGCTCGGCGGCGGCGCTGCCCAGGATGAAGCCCACGGCCAGGGACACGGTCTGGTCGAAGGAGCCGCGCAGCTGCTCCACGTGCTGGTTGAGGGTCAGCAGCTGGTCACGCAGCGGGCCCAGGACGGACACGATGTCGCCCAGGTGCCCCAGGGTCTGCAGAAGGGCGGCGTTCAGCGACGGCGGCGCGGACTGCGGGGGCACGGGGTCCTCCGGGCGACCAGGCGGCGAGTCGGGATCTTCCCGGGGGGGGCCGGGGGGCGACGGCGACGGCGGCGGCGAGCCGGGGCCGCGGAAGGGCTCGGGGTCCTCGGGGCGGCCGGGCGCGGGGGTGAATGTGGAAACGGCCGTCGGGGAGCCGGGGGCGCGGGGCGCGTCCACAGACTTGGGCGGGGACGGGCTGAACCGGAGCGTCCAGGCGGGGTCCGCGTCCGGGTCTCGGGCGGCGAGCAGCGGTGGGGCGCCTGGAACGCAGAGCGGGTGGTCGCGTGAGGcgcgcccgcccctccccccggcccgCAGCCCACTTCCCCCGGTCCGaggcccccccgcccctcccctcccccaccccagcccacctaCCCGGCTCAGCGGGCGCCGCGGGGGCCGGCCGGCGGCCGCGCGGGGGGCGCCCGGGCCCGGGGGAGCGGCGGCGGCCGCGTCTGCGCCCGTTGTCGCCCAGCAGCCCCATGAGCTGGCGGATTTGCGCGTCGAAGGGCCCGGGCGGCTGACCGTGCGCGTCGCGGACCTTGTCCTTGAGAAACTTGTAGCGGCGGCGGCACTGCGCGGGCGTGCGCCGCACCTGCTGGCGGGCCAGCGCGGCCGACACGCGGCGGTAGGTGGGCAGCGCCTGGCGGCGGTCCAGCAGCAGCGCTCGCCACACGGCCGGCTGCAGCAGCGTGCCTAGCAGCAGCTCCGTCTCGCGCGCGCTCCAGGGCGTGCGCTGCGCCGAGCCCGGGGATACGGGTGACCCTGGGGATGCGGGCGACCCGGGGGGCGCGGGCGCCGCCAGCGCGCCGGGCGAGGCGGGCCTCGCGGGCGGGGTCCCGGG includes these proteins:
- the UTF1 gene encoding undifferentiated embryonic cell transcription factor 1 → MLLRPRRPPPPAPPSPASPDSEPRLAGGVPGTPPARPASPGALAAPAPPGSPASPGSPVSPGSAQRTPWSARETELLLGTLLQPAVWRALLLDRRQALPTYRRVSAALARQQVRRTPAQCRRRYKFLKDKVRDAHGQPPGPFDAQIRQLMGLLGDNGRRRGRRRSPGPGRPPRGRRPAPAAPAEPGAPPLLAARDPDADPAWTLRFSPSPPKSVDAPRAPGSPTAVSTFTPAPGRPEDPEPFRGPGSPPPSPSPPGPPREDPDSPPGRPEDPVPPQSAPPSLNAALLQTLGHLGDIVSVLGPLRDQLLTLNQHVEQLRGSFDQTVSLAVGFILGSAAAERGVLADPRQ